The genomic interval AAACTATCTTTTCGTCCCATTCGGGATAGTTCACGTTGAACCAGGTGTCTTCCCTTTCCATGTAGTCTGTGAATCTCTCGAGCGTCAGTTCGTAGAGAGCGATGAAGTCCTCGTCTTTCGATAGTTCTTCCAGTCTTTCCTTTGAGACTTCTCTCAGTATTTTGACGGGATTTCTGTGTTCCTCCCACTTTTCTGAATCGATCATTCTCCAGAGCCTCTGAGCAGGTCTGGACCAGCTCCACCAGAGGTTGTAGGCAAGGCTCTCGAGCTCTTTCAGGTTCTCGGGAAGTTTCTCCAGCACAATTTCTCCTCCTCTCAGAGAGGTTTCTTTCAGAAGTATTCTACGTTGATTATAAGATGGTGTCAATTAAAAAATATTTCTGTAAACCAGAACATAGACATGATTAATGAAAGGAAATCTGAAAAGGACAGACTCCTCAGGGGAGGGTGATGAAGAAAATTCAGAACCCAGCCACTTCGTAGAGTTTGTAGGCTATCTCGTGTGTTCTCTTCTTCAGTTCCTCGAAGTTTCCACGGAAGATTTTCCACAGGATCTTTGTCGTGTAGAGAAGAGAGAATCTGGAAAGCATGTTTCTGAGCTCTTCCGTGTTTTCGCTTGGAACTTTCACCATTATTCTGTCAAGCCACTCCTCATAAACACCGATGTGCAGTGAAGAACCTTCTGTTTCGTCTATGAGAGAATTTATAGAGTGAACCAAATCGTAGAGATGGAAGTACTTTGTGAGCTGAGAGATGAGTTTTTTGTCCACGTCCCAGTTGAGTTCCGCAGGAACCGGTTCATAATAAGAAAAAAAGACCACACCATTTGGAAAATCCGCCGATGAGATCTCGAGTTCCCTTTCCATGAAAGCCTTGTTGTCGTAGTAACTCATCATAAAAACTGGCACCTTTTTCATCAAGAGCTTCAAATCCTCGGGATGAACCTTCAAGCTTCCGATCTTCATGTTCAGATTGAGTGAAACCTTCTGTGGTTTTACAAAGAAATCGAGACCCTTGTGAACTATGTGTGTCATCTCCCGCCCTCCCTGTACCATTCGATGAGATCAGAGAGTATCTTCTTTGAGAGGTTCATACCATCCTCGCTCAGAAAAATTTTACCATTTTTCACTTCCACATAACAAGGATATTTTTTTTGTAACTTTTCCAGCAAGGGAAGGAGGATTCTCACCCGGTTTAACTCTACTCCCTCCTTTATCCTCAAACCCATGAAGACGGTCTCCAGTGCTTCCTCTTCTTCTGTGTTTTCATGCACGTATTCGTAAGGTAGTTCTCCTCTGGTGATTTTTTCCTCGTACTCTTTGAGATCAGAGACATTCACGTATCGAAGCCTTCCGATGTGTCCACCCGCGGAAACACCGAGTCCCAGATAGTTTTCATTTCTCCAGTAGAAGATGTTGTGAAGAGATTCCTTCTCTGGCTTGGCAAAATTTGAGATCTCGTATCTGACGAATCCCCGTTCTTTCAGAAATTCGACGAAAAGGTCGTGTCTCCTTTCCACATCGTCTTCTTCGGGGAGTTCTACAAGACCTTTCTGAATGAGATCGAAGAGTTTTGTTCTTTCGTCTACCTCGAGGAAGTAGATCGAAACGTGCTGAGGAGGAAATTCTTCAAGGAAACGAAAGTTCTTCTCCAGTGTGATGTCGGTCTCACTGGGAAGTCCAAGGATGAAATCGAAGTTCACGTTTTCGAACCGCTCTAGGATTATCTTTGCTTTTTTCTTGAGAGTTTCTTCGTTGTAGAGCCTTCCAGTGTTCTTCAGCACAGTGTCGTCGCAGGCCTGAACACCGAGGCTGATTCTGTTGATTCCAATTTGTTTGTAGATCTTCAGTTTTTCTGGTTCAACGGACTCCGGATTGACTTCGATGGTTATTTCAATTGGTGTGAAACTTCTGGAGACTCTCTCCAGTTTTTCCAGAACCATTCCCAAAAAAGAAGGAGAGACGACCGAAGGAGTCCCTCCACCGAAGTAGGCGGTTTTTATCTCGCTTTCCCTGAGTACTTCTTCGTAGAGATCGATCTCTTTCAGGAGACAAGAGAAATACTCGTCGAATTTTTCAGAAACAACGGAGTAGAAGTCGCAGTACACACACTTGCTCTTGCAAAAGGGAACATGGACGTAAACAGCGAGTTTCATGACTTTTTGCTTTCGATCAACTCCTTCAGTCTTTCAAAATTCACTTCGTACTCATAGAGAGGTGTTTTGTCACCTTTTCTTGCGAGTTCCTCGAAGGTCTCTTTGTTTTTGTTCACATAGAATATTCCAAGTGGGAGTTTCTCATCTTCTATAGCTCTTTTGAAGGCGAGTTCTCTATCTGTGGGATCGTGGTCTTTCAGGTAATATGTGTTCTCTTTGTACCATTCGTACGTGTTCAGCTTGTTGAAAGTGACGCACGGCTGGAAGATATCCACGAGGGCGTACCCTTTGTGCCTTATCGCTTCTTTCAAGATGTCTTTTGTGAACTCCATATCTCCTATGAAAGTCCTTGCAACGAAGGAAGCATCGAGTGCTATAGCAACAGCTAAAGGATTAAACGGTTCCAGGATCACACCGTCCACCTGTACGGGTGTTTTGAAGCCTTTCAGACTCGTGGGAGAGGCCTGTCCCTTTGTGAGACCGTAAACCTGATTGTCGTGGACTATGTTCACAATATCCGGGTTTCTTCTGATCGTGTGTATGAAGTGGTTTCCACCTTCACCGTACATACATCCATCTCCACTTTCTGCGATCACAAGGAGGTTCGGATTCGCCACCTTTATCGCCGTCGCTGCGGGAAGTGCTCTTCCGTGAAGTCCGTTGAACATGTTAACACCAACGTACTGGGGCATCTTCGCTGCCTGACCTATACCTGATACAATGACCACCTGTCGTGGATCGACGTTCAGTTCCTCCAGTGCCTTCATGAGAGCGGTTCTTATTCCGAAGTTTCCACACCCTGGACACCAAGCAATATCCTTGCTTATGTATTCATCCAGCCTCATTCACAACACCTCCGCTATTTTCTCTTTCAACTCTTCGACGGAAAACTGAAGGCCACTGTACTTGAGAATTCTATCCTTTATGTGGAAACCCGTCACCTGGCGGATCAGATTCGCGAATTGCCCTGTCGCATTTCCTTCCACTGCCACAACTTTTTCGGCCTTTTCGAAGTACCTCGAGACGGACTCATCGATTGGCCAGACCTGAGAAAAATGAAGGAGCGCCACTCCATTGAGATCTTCTATCGCTTCCTTTATCGGTTCCAGAGTGGAACCCCAGGCCACCAGAAGAACCCGGTAGTTTTCATCACCGATCAGTTTTGGTTCTACAAGTTCTTTTTTCAAAGCTTCTCCTTTTCTGAGCCTCTTGTTGACCATTCTCACACGGGTATCGAAATCTTCAGTTATGTGACCGAATTCATCGTGCTCGTCGCTGTCGACCTTCACAAGACCCTCACCGTATCCGGGAATTCCTCTTGGAGAGATACCATCTTCGGTGATAACGTACCTGATGTAGTCTCTTGTTGTTTTTATGAAGTGTTTTTCCACCTTCAATTCGTCCAAATCAAAACCAGGAAGGTTGTAATACGAGTCAACAAGATACTGATCCGTCAGCACAAAGACCGGCACCTGGTATTTGTCAGCAACGTTGAAGGCTTTCTGTGTCAGATAGAACGCTTCTTCCACGTTTCCGGGAGCATAAATGACCCTTGGAAAATCTCCGTGTCCAGCGTACAGAGCCAGGTTCAAATCTCCCTGCTCCGTTCTTGTGGGAAGACCGGTCGCGGGTCCAGGTCTCTGTGCCAGATGAATCACAGCGGGTGATTCTATCATTCCGGCAAGACTGAGGGCTTCTTCCATGAGGGCAAAGCCTCCACCCGATGTGGTGACAAGACCTCTCGCACCGGCATACCACGCTCCGATGATCATGTTCATGGCGGCGATTTCGTCTTCTGCCTGTTCCACCACTATTCCGAAGTTGTTCTTGTGTTGGGAAAGAAAAACAAGTACGGAAGTGGAGGGAGACATGGGGTAGGAGGAGACAAAATTACAGCCTCCAGCGATCGCTCCGAGTCCCACAGCCTCTGCTCCATTCAGAAGAACCTCATTCTTTATCGATGAATCTTTTTCAACGTCGAATTCGATTTTCTGAGAGAGTTCTTGACCTTTCTTGTATCCTTCCAGCGCAGCGCGGATGTTGTCGTTCACGATGTCTTCACCTTTACTGCTGAACTGTCTGGTGATCTGGTCTTTCAGAGCGGATTCATCGGCGCCGAGCAGTCCAGAGAGAAAACCTATGGCAACTGAATTCGCGTATATGCTCTTTCCAATCTGTTTTGCTATGTTCAGGAAAGGTACCACGATTTTTTCTCCGGGTGATTCTTTGATGAACTCTTCCTCTCCGATGACCAGTGTTTTTTCCGTGATACGATTCTTCAGCCTTTCTGTGGCCCCCTTTCCCAGGGGTATGAGCACGTCTATTCTGTCAACGAAGGAACGAACCCTTCTCGATGAAACCCGGATCTCCGTGGTGTTGTTTCCTCCTCTCACTCTCGACATGTACTCTTTGGTGGCAAACACATGGAATCCGGAGTCTTTTAAAACCCGTGTTAGGACGTTCTCGACTGTCTGTATTCCCTGTCCCGCTTCCCCACTCAAGACAATGCTCACATCTTTCATTCTGAACCACCTCTCTTTTTGAACTTGTTTTTGTAGAGGAGATCGTCTGCTCTCGAGAGCACTCTTTCTATCGGTATGAAACCGTCTATCTCTTCATAACCAACGGAGAATTCTATGTTGAAGGGCAAGTCTACATTTTTAAGGTTTTCTTCTACCCTTTTCAGAACACCGGCAGCGTTCTCTTTGGTGCTATCGACGAGCACCAGGAGAAACTCATCGCCACCGTATCTGAAAACAAGATCTGACTCCCGAATGGTTCTCTTAAGGACTTTGACAAATTCAATGAGTGCTTTGTCACCCATCAAATGTCCGTAAGTGTCGTTTATCATTTTCAAACCATCTACATCCATGATCACCAGAATGGACTTCTTCTGGTTTCGCCTGAGCCACGCCATGTGAGAGAATATCCACTCGTTGAAGTAGTGCCTTGAATAAGCTTCGGTTAGGGGATCTTTCAGTGCGAGTTCGCGGTACTTCTGGTGAAGATGATATTCCCTCAGGTAGAGAGACACCACTTCCGCAAACGTATTGAGAACGCCAAAGAATGAAGGTGCTATGTTTTCATTCGACAGAAAAACCATGTGGTAAGAAGGTATGTTTTCATCCTTCAGATTCACGATGATGTAATGAGCACCTTCTTTCTCCAGTTTTTCTATTTTTTCTGTCTCTTCTCGGGATTTTCCAAAATCGAATTCCGGTATCTTCTCCATACCCATATGAAATACGGGGATGTCCCCTTCGAATACGATTCCCCCTGTGAAAACATTACTCGCTTCTACGATCTTCTGCAGGGCCTCTTTGAGAAATTCTTCGGCTGAGATGGGTTTTCTGAAAAGGAGCAAGAGGGTGAATATGGTGCTCATGATCTTTTGAAGTTGCTGTTCGTTTGTCAGAGTTTTTCTCATGAGAAGATAGGTGCTCGTAAGGTTTCCAAGTGATTTCAAGATCTTTTTTGAAAGTTCTGAAAAGCCAAAGTAAGGACTGTCGAGGGCGATGTTTCCCACAAATTCGTCTCCAGAAAATATACCCACAACGAGGCTCTTTCTCGTACCTCGGAGAGTCTTTTCAAAGAATTTCCACATGTCGTCTGGAAAAAGTCCCCTGTCATAGTCAAGGAAATCAACCTCTAATGGATCTTTTCCAGCTCTGAACAGATATCTGGATGGAAATCTTTTTCCAAACAGATCTACAATGTGTCCCCTCGAGGCAACAAAGACCCAGTCTCCTGATGGGGTGATTCTGGAGACGCTTCCTTTTGTTGCTTCTGGAACCACTTCCATCGCGATATCCAGGATTTTCTGAAAGAACTCTTCTTCAGGCGAGTTCGGATCGAGTTTTGAAAGTCCATCAACTATGGTATCGAGGCTCTTTTCCAGCTGTCTGTAGTACTCGATCTTCCTTCTCACATGACAGAAAAGATAAAGCGCAAACACAAGAAATCCAAACGAGATAACGTAAAAGAAAACCTGCAAACTATTTCCCCCTCACAATTCCAGCGATTCTCCCGGCTCAAGAATCACACATTCAACACTCATTTCCGTCACTTTCTTCTTGAATAGTTCCACATCCGCGAAGATGAGTTCCCATGTTCCATAATGCATGGGAACAACCTTCTTCGGTTTTATCATCGCCGTTGCTCTCACGGCGTCTTCCACGTCCATGACGAAATTTCCACCGATTGGAAGAAACGCTACATCCACGTTCTCTTCTCCGAGAAGTTCCATCTCCCTGGTCAAACCGGTGTCTCCTGCGTGGTATATCTTTTTTCGCTCGAGCGTGATGAGAAAGCCAGCAGGATTTCCTCCGTAGATCATACTGTCTCCATCGAGAATTCCAGAGCCATGAACGGCAGGTGTCATCTTCACCCTGCCAAAATCGAAGAGGTAGCTTCCACCTATGTGCATGGCATGGGTCTTCACACCTTTTTTTCCGAGGTAATGGCAGATTTCGTAGTTGGATATCACCGTGGCATCGTTTTTCTTTGCTATTTCTACAGCATCCCCGAGGTGATCTCCGTGTCCGTGTGTCACGAGTATGTAATCGATCTTTGGAAGATCCTCCAATTTTACAGGACAAACCGGATTTCCTGAAATGAAAGGATCGATGATGATGTTTTTCTTTCCCTCTATCAGCACCACGGCGTGTCCCAGGAATGTGACTTTCATGTTACCACCTCCTACTTTAGATTATACTCTTTTCGGAAATTAACGTTGAAGAAGGAATATGTTCGTTGAAAAATTCTTCTTTCTGTACTGGTTTCTCTTCCAGCGTAATGTTAGAATAGATCTACGCAGATTACATTTCGGGAGGTGGATCCTAAGTGGAAAGCACCAGTCTTCCTCCGTAAAAAAGCAGCCTGAGGAGGTGTGAGAATGAAGATCAAAGTGGAAATTGATCTTCAGGAATTGATCGAAAAAGGAGACTTCAAGACACTCAAAAGAGTTCTCGAACAACAGGATCCCGCCGACGTGAAGGAGATGATTGAAAAGCTTCCGCCTGACCTGAAAGTGGTCGTTTTTAGACTCCTTCCCAAGGATAAGGCCGCTGAAGTGTTCAGCGAACTCGAACCCGATGATCAGTTGGAACTCATAAAACTTTTCAGAGAGGAACGGCTGAAGGAGATTTTCGAATCGATGGATCCAGACGACAAGGTAGAACTGCTCGAAGAGATGCCCGCGAACGTGGTGAAGAAGCTCCTTTCATACCTTCCTCCACAGGAGAGGGAGGAATTGCTTCACATCCTGAATTATCCCGAAGATTCTGCGGCAAGGCTTGCCACCACAGAATACGTAGAGCTTTTCGAGGATATGACCGTCAGGGAAGCACTGGAAAAGGTGAGAAGAGAAGGAAAGAAGAAAGAGAACATCTACTCTCTCATGGTGATAGATAGAACAAGAAAACTCAAGGGAACCGTTGAGCTCAGAGACATGATCGTTGCCGATCCCGATCAGAAGGTATCGGAAATCATGAACAAGGATCCTGTTTTTGTTCACGCCACTGATGACCAGGAACTCGCGGCGGAACTCATGAAGAAATACGACCTGATCATACTACCGGTAGTTGACAGCGAAGAGAGATTGATTGGTGTGATCACCTTTGACGATCTCGTTGACGTCATCGAAGAAGAGGCAACGGAAGACATACAGAAGATGGCCTCAATGAGTGTTACTTACACACCCTATTTCCACACTCCTGTATGGAAGTTTATTTTGAAAAGATCCCCATGGCTTGTGGCGCTTCTTCTTCTTGAAAGTATAAACAGCAATATCATATCAGGCTATGAAAAGTTCCTCGCATCAATACCACTGATAGCAGCCTTTATTCCAACGATGATGGATGCTGGAGGGAACATTGGTTCTCAGATATCTGCTCTCATAATAAGAGGAATGAGTTTAAACGAGATAACCGCAAAAGACTGGTGGAAGGTTCTGCTGAGAGAATCTCTGATAGGTTCTATCTTAGGTTTTATTCTTGCGGGTGTTCTGTACCTGAGGGCTTTTCTGATCTCTTCTGATCCCACATTGAATTTCGCCGTTGCAACAGCCTTACTCGTAGTAATTCTGTATGCAAATATCTTGGGCGCGCTTCTTCCCTTCATCGCCCGTATCTTCAAAATTGACCCGGCCTTCATGGCAGGACCGCTTCTCACCACGATCGTCGACGTGACAGGCATCATGATATATTTCTACGTGGTGCACAGTTTCTTGAGTTGAAGAGGAGAGACCATGGTTAAGCTGATAATCAAGTTTGGCTTGATAATAATCTCTTTCGTTGTGTTGTTTTCAAATGCCCTTCTGGGGCTTCTTTTCTTTTTCTTACTCTCTCTTCCTGTGGTGAGAAACGCTGTTTTGGGAAGACTTCCGATAAAATTGAAAAAATCGGTAACGGGCAATGTTTACACTTACGAATACAAAAATGGCCTGAAAATGGACATATATTATCCATCTGTGAAAAGAAAGAGTTATCCGTTCGTGCTTTTTGCACACGGTGGTGGATGGATCTCCGGATACAGAAGGCAGCCCAACAACGTTTCGTGGTACAGATTTCTCAATGCAAACGGTTTCGCTGTGGCGACATTTGACTACAGATACGGTTACTTTCATTACATCGAAGATATTCTGGAAGATCTGAAAAGTGCTGTCTCTTTCCTGAATGAAAACAGGGAGCATCTGCTGATTAAAAACCTGAATCTCATGGGACTTTCAGCGGGAGGGCACCTTGTTCTGTACCACGCGATGAGATCTTCGAAGGAAGGAAAAAAAGATTTCGATGGTCACGTGGTAGCCTGGTATGCTCCCTGCGATCTTCTCGACCTGTGGAGCATGGAAACATCCTCTCTCTTCGCGAGGTTCTCTGTTGCAACGACGTTGAAGGGACTTCCCGTACGAAAGAAAGAAGATTATGTGTTCTACTCTCCTGTGACCTGGGTGAACCCGAAGGTGCCTCCCACCATGCTGGTTCACGGCATGAAAGACGACGTTGTGCCTTACATCTCATCTGTTAAAATGTATAAAAAACTCAGAGAAAACGGTGTGCAGGCAAAGCTGAGGCTTCATCCGAAGGGGAAACACGGTTTTGAGTTCGTTCTGAAAGATCCTTTGACGGTGAAGATCCTCTACGAAACGGTATCGTTTTTGAAGAGGTGAAAGTGTGTTCGAACACGTAAAGGTGCCTTCCGATTATTCCCTCGGATACGTTCACAGGACAAAGAATGTCCGGATTTCCATTTTGAAGTTCAAATCGACCTATCCAGACGCGGAAAAAGGAACAGATCCTGTGGAGGTGTACATCTTCTCACCGAAGAGGAAAAAAGTGGGGTCGGTGATGATACTTCAGGGACTTGGAAGCCGAAACGTTCTGTATCTTCTTCGGATGGCTTACTATCTTTCCAAAAGGAAGATAGAGGCGATAGTTCCTGTTTTGCCGGGAAACTTCATCCGCGTAGCGCACGGTTCTGTGAGCGGGAAGGACTATTTTTCCTCCGACCTGGGAAAGATGACCAGGTTCTGGGAACACGCTCTCACAGATCTACTCAGTCTTTTGGAACTTTTGAAAGTTAAGAAGATGTGGCACGAGAGGAACTGCCTCTTCGGGTACTGTCTTGGTGGGATGATCGCTGTTTTACTCAACGCGATGAGCAGCGATTTCAAAAAGACGATCATCATGATGGCTGGTGGTGACTTTGCCACTCTGTTCTGGAAGTCACCCACTCTGTCTTTTGTGAGGCGTGAGTTGAGAAGTGGAAAGGGAGAAGAACACGGAATGACAAATGAGAAAAATTTCTACGACACCTACAGAAACGATCTGGAGAGACTGAAGGAATTTTCCTCGGTTCAGGAAATGTTGAATTCAAACATACATCCTCTTTTGAAGCTCGATCCGCTCGCTTACGCGAAGTTCGTGGATACCTCGCGGATCGTGATGATGGAAGCGATGTTCGACAAAGCACTTCCAAAGAGCACAAGAGACATTCTATGGGAGTACCTTGGAAAGCCCAAAAGGATAAGGGTTCCATCAAGTCACGTGAGCTGGCTTCCGTTCCAGATGCTCGCTGCCAGGTACATAGTGAAGCTTCTCAAAGAACAGGGCGCTGAGGATTGAGAGATTGATCTTCTCGCTTTCTTTTATCTTCCAGAATTCCAGCGGATCCGGTTCACCGCAGATATCCAATCCCAGAATCTTTCTCAAGGGAATGTGACGTAGCACGTTGAGGAGTTCTTCCAGTGAAACTCTTCCTCTTTCCCAGCCAGTTATTCCGATATTCAGAACATCTTTGTCAACACTCAGATACACCGGATATCTTCCAAAAAGTTTCAGGATCTTCTGAGGATCTGTTTCGGAGTAAAACACCCTGTGGATCTTTTCCTGCTCCTGAGTGCCTACAACCACAACTTTCACCAGGTGTTTCAGTTTCAGAGCTTTTCTGATCCAGCTGTCGCAGGTGAGAAACTCCTCCTCTCTGGCATCGAGGTGATTGTCGAACACAACCAGTACGAAAGGCCTCTTTATTTTTTTGATGATGAGGTAAGTGAGGTGGTGAAACTCTCCATCCCCCAGAAACGTTACTCCCGGGTGTGGAGGAAGGATGTTTTCAATTTCAGGGATCTTTTCGGGAAGAACCATGTACCTGACACCTTCGATTCTTTTAAAAAACACAAACTCAGCGAGTGATTTCAGAGTCCGCTGTTCTTCGTAAACTCCGTTGAAATCGAGGATGTGGATCTGAGGAGATCTCACACTAGCACCTCCTCAGTTTTCCACCATCCTTTCCAGAAGAGACCTCAAAAGTCCTTTCAGGACTTTTTCCTCCCTCTCTGCTGTTTCGAGAAGAACCCTGGGATCTATCTTCTTCTCTTCGAGTTCACTCCTGTATGCCTCTATCCAGCGTTTCATGGTCCTGGCTCCTACCTCTATATGAAACTGAAGACCCACAGCCTTTTCATAGACGAACCCCTGGTTTTCGTACTTTTCGGAAGTAAAGACCCTGGTTGCTCCATGTGGAAGATCGAAAGTGTCTCCGTGCCACTGGAACACCAGCAGTCTGTCCGGAAATTTCCCGAAGAATCTATCGTCGGAGACCTTTTCGACGAAGAACCAGCCTATTTCCTCTCCGTTTTTTCCCCTGTAGACACTTGCACCAAGAACTTTGGCGAGCATCTGAGATCCCAGACAGATTCCAAGGAAGGGAATTTCTTTCTTCAGAGTCTCTTCTATCAACTGGAATTCGTATTTCAGGAAAGGGAATTTCTCTTCCTCGTAGGCCCCCATGTAACCTCCAAGAAGCACCACGAGGGAGTACTCTTCGAGAGGTCTTTCAAGTTTTTCTCCTTTTGGAGTGTCCAGGTATTCGAAACCCCAGTTCTTCTCCTTGAAGATATCTTCCATCATTCCAAGGTCCTCTATCTCGACGTGTCTAATAGCGAGCACCTTCACATTAGATACCTCCTTCAAGATGAATACTGAAGACACCGTCTTTCAGGTTGAAGAAGAGATCAGGATTGAGATCCGACTCGACAAGGTTCTCGATGGTCTTCAGAAGAAGTCCGTCTTTCTTATCGATGAAGTAAGAGATCCCGCCGGGTACTCTGAACAGAACTTCCAGAACGCAGTCTTCTGCCTCGAAGTAAAGCGGGACGTTCATCTTTTGAAAGCCGAATCTTATATTCAAAACACTGTCTCTTGTTTCAATCCGTGTGAACCTGTTTTCTTCGAATTCGCCCTTCACCGTGAAAGCACCTTCTTCAAATGAAAGTTCAAATGTATCCCTCGGTAGCTCGACCTCCACCATCTTTGGCCCGAGTTTTTTCCAGAGAGAACCCTTCACGATTAGATTTGAACCGACTTTTGATACTTCTATTCCGCTTGACGTGGACACCCTGAGCTCTTCACCCTCGATGAACCTGACAGTGAATCCTCCACTTCTGAACGAAATTCTATTCACACCGGTGAAAACCTGATATTTTCCAGGTGTCGAAACATACTCGTATGGCCACACAAGAAGCAGTATCAGAAAAGCGGAAAAGACTCCCACG from Thermotoga sp. Mc24 carries:
- the hemW gene encoding radical SAM family heme chaperone HemW encodes the protein MKLAVYVHVPFCKSKCVYCDFYSVVSEKFDEYFSCLLKEIDLYEEVLRESEIKTAYFGGGTPSVVSPSFLGMVLEKLERVSRSFTPIEITIEVNPESVEPEKLKIYKQIGINRISLGVQACDDTVLKNTGRLYNEETLKKKAKIILERFENVNFDFILGLPSETDITLEKNFRFLEEFPPQHVSIYFLEVDERTKLFDLIQKGLVELPEEDDVERRHDLFVEFLKERGFVRYEISNFAKPEKESLHNIFYWRNENYLGLGVSAGGHIGRLRYVNVSDLKEYEEKITRGELPYEYVHENTEEEEALETVFMGLRIKEGVELNRVRILLPLLEKLQKKYPCYVEVKNGKIFLSEDGMNLSKKILSDLIEWYREGGR
- a CDS encoding thiamine pyrophosphate-dependent enzyme: MRLDEYISKDIAWCPGCGNFGIRTALMKALEELNVDPRQVVIVSGIGQAAKMPQYVGVNMFNGLHGRALPAATAIKVANPNLLVIAESGDGCMYGEGGNHFIHTIRRNPDIVNIVHDNQVYGLTKGQASPTSLKGFKTPVQVDGVILEPFNPLAVAIALDASFVARTFIGDMEFTKDILKEAIRHKGYALVDIFQPCVTFNKLNTYEWYKENTYYLKDHDPTDRELAFKRAIEDEKLPLGIFYVNKNKETFEELARKGDKTPLYEYEVNFERLKELIESKKS
- a CDS encoding 2-oxoacid:acceptor oxidoreductase subunit alpha is translated as MKDVSIVLSGEAGQGIQTVENVLTRVLKDSGFHVFATKEYMSRVRGGNNTTEIRVSSRRVRSFVDRIDVLIPLGKGATERLKNRITEKTLVIGEEEFIKESPGEKIVVPFLNIAKQIGKSIYANSVAIGFLSGLLGADESALKDQITRQFSSKGEDIVNDNIRAALEGYKKGQELSQKIEFDVEKDSSIKNEVLLNGAEAVGLGAIAGGCNFVSSYPMSPSTSVLVFLSQHKNNFGIVVEQAEDEIAAMNMIIGAWYAGARGLVTTSGGGFALMEEALSLAGMIESPAVIHLAQRPGPATGLPTRTEQGDLNLALYAGHGDFPRVIYAPGNVEEAFYLTQKAFNVADKYQVPVFVLTDQYLVDSYYNLPGFDLDELKVEKHFIKTTRDYIRYVITEDGISPRGIPGYGEGLVKVDSDEHDEFGHITEDFDTRVRMVNKRLRKGEALKKELVEPKLIGDENYRVLLVAWGSTLEPIKEAIEDLNGVALLHFSQVWPIDESVSRYFEKAEKVVAVEGNATGQFANLIRQVTGFHIKDRILKYSGLQFSVEELKEKIAEVL
- a CDS encoding GGDEF domain-containing protein — its product is MQVFFYVISFGFLVFALYLFCHVRRKIEYYRQLEKSLDTIVDGLSKLDPNSPEEEFFQKILDIAMEVVPEATKGSVSRITPSGDWVFVASRGHIVDLFGKRFPSRYLFRAGKDPLEVDFLDYDRGLFPDDMWKFFEKTLRGTRKSLVVGIFSGDEFVGNIALDSPYFGFSELSKKILKSLGNLTSTYLLMRKTLTNEQQLQKIMSTIFTLLLLFRKPISAEEFLKEALQKIVEASNVFTGGIVFEGDIPVFHMGMEKIPEFDFGKSREETEKIEKLEKEGAHYIIVNLKDENIPSYHMVFLSNENIAPSFFGVLNTFAEVVSLYLREYHLHQKYRELALKDPLTEAYSRHYFNEWIFSHMAWLRRNQKKSILVIMDVDGLKMINDTYGHLMGDKALIEFVKVLKRTIRESDLVFRYGGDEFLLVLVDSTKENAAGVLKRVEENLKNVDLPFNIEFSVGYEEIDGFIPIERVLSRADDLLYKNKFKKRGGSE
- a CDS encoding metal-dependent hydrolase, translated to MKVTFLGHAVVLIEGKKNIIIDPFISGNPVCPVKLEDLPKIDYILVTHGHGDHLGDAVEIAKKNDATVISNYEICHYLGKKGVKTHAMHIGGSYLFDFGRVKMTPAVHGSGILDGDSMIYGGNPAGFLITLERKKIYHAGDTGLTREMELLGEENVDVAFLPIGGNFVMDVEDAVRATAMIKPKKVVPMHYGTWELIFADVELFKKKVTEMSVECVILEPGESLEL
- the mgtE gene encoding magnesium transporter, giving the protein MKIKVEIDLQELIEKGDFKTLKRVLEQQDPADVKEMIEKLPPDLKVVVFRLLPKDKAAEVFSELEPDDQLELIKLFREERLKEIFESMDPDDKVELLEEMPANVVKKLLSYLPPQEREELLHILNYPEDSAARLATTEYVELFEDMTVREALEKVRREGKKKENIYSLMVIDRTRKLKGTVELRDMIVADPDQKVSEIMNKDPVFVHATDDQELAAELMKKYDLIILPVVDSEERLIGVITFDDLVDVIEEEATEDIQKMASMSVTYTPYFHTPVWKFILKRSPWLVALLLLESINSNIISGYEKFLASIPLIAAFIPTMMDAGGNIGSQISALIIRGMSLNEITAKDWWKVLLRESLIGSILGFILAGVLYLRAFLISSDPTLNFAVATALLVVILYANILGALLPFIARIFKIDPAFMAGPLLTTIVDVTGIMIYFYVVHSFLS
- a CDS encoding alpha/beta hydrolase: MVKLIIKFGLIIISFVVLFSNALLGLLFFFLLSLPVVRNAVLGRLPIKLKKSVTGNVYTYEYKNGLKMDIYYPSVKRKSYPFVLFAHGGGWISGYRRQPNNVSWYRFLNANGFAVATFDYRYGYFHYIEDILEDLKSAVSFLNENREHLLIKNLNLMGLSAGGHLVLYHAMRSSKEGKKDFDGHVVAWYAPCDLLDLWSMETSSLFARFSVATTLKGLPVRKKEDYVFYSPVTWVNPKVPPTMLVHGMKDDVVPYISSVKMYKKLRENGVQAKLRLHPKGKHGFEFVLKDPLTVKILYETVSFLKR
- a CDS encoding type 1 glutamine amidotransferase — protein: MKVLAIRHVEIEDLGMMEDIFKEKNWGFEYLDTPKGEKLERPLEEYSLVVLLGGYMGAYEEEKFPFLKYEFQLIEETLKKEIPFLGICLGSQMLAKVLGASVYRGKNGEEIGWFFVEKVSDDRFFGKFPDRLLVFQWHGDTFDLPHGATRVFTSEKYENQGFVYEKAVGLQFHIEVGARTMKRWIEAYRSELEEKKIDPRVLLETAEREEKVLKGLLRSLLERMVEN